The genomic window TTCTTCTGTTAAAAATAGCCAAAGCCGGGTGTTGCTCTCTGTCTGCCTCATCCATCCAGAGATCAAAACCCGGCTTGCTTTCGCATTTGATGCCGGTTCACTTGCTGCAAGCCAGACTCCGGCTGTTTTTTGCATCATGCTGTTCTCATTCTTGCCGCAAGCAAGATCACCCGCGGGACGTTTGCCAAGTTCTAGACGGCCTCGCTTTTATGCACACGCAGGCGCCATGTGACGATGCCATCCGGGCAGACAAACTCCATGCAGCCGCATTCCCTGCCGCCCAGATTGCGCAGGTCACCGCCGCTGCGTGCCGCCTCCATAATCGGAAAAGCTTTCAGCATCGTCTTGGAGCAGAGACCGCCGGGGCAGCCGTAGCTGCAGTGAAAACGATCTCCCGGCTGATGACCAACGCGGCAGCGCTGCGGCTGATCATCCGGTGCAAGGTGCAATACCTCCAGTCTGAAAGAATACTCCTCCGCATACCATGCCTGCATAACGAACCTCTCCTCTTCAGTTTATCTATATTTCAGGATCAATTCATGTTTGACATCCCATAATTTTTGGGAAAGATCAACATAATAATGCTGCGGATTGTCAAATCGTTTGACTTCATCCCAAAGAGTTTCTAATTGCTGCTGACAGTAATCCCGGATCTCATCGATTTTTGGCAAGGGATAAACGCATTGACCGGCCAGAAAAATCGGTTTTAAAAGTTCCACCGCCGTATAATTCGTAATCGTTTTGCGTTTCCAAACAGCATCCGGATCGAAAAGCTCCAGAGGAAGATTTTCATCGATTACCTCGTCGTGCAGACAGATCAGATCGGCTGCGGCTTTGCCGTTCGTATTGTCATAGAGGCGATATACTTTTTTATAAGCGGGATTATTGATTTTTGCCTGATTCTCACTGATTTTTATCTTGGGGATAACGGTCCCGTCCGCCGCTTCAACAGCGCAAAGCTTATAGACACCGCCAAAAACAGGTTCACTCCTGGAGGTGATCAGGCGTTCGCCAACACCAAAGGAATCGATACAGGCTTCCTGGCTGATCAGAGTACCGATCAGATATTCGTCCAACGCATTGGAAGCAACGATTTTGCATTGCGGCAAACCGGCGGCGTCCAACATTTTCCGCGCCATTTTGGTCAAATATGCCAAATCACCGGAATCAATCCGAATGCCGCATTTGCTGACGCCTAGCGGCAGCAGAATTTCTTGGAAAGCGCGGATCGCATTGGGCACGCCGCTGTGCAAAACATTGTAGGTATCCACCAGGAGTACCGCATTATCCGGATAACGCTTGCAATAAGTAGCAAACGCCGCATACTCTGTATCGAACATCTGCACCCAGGAATGCGACATCGTGCCCAGCGCAGGTACATGATACCTCTCATCCGTCAAGGTGCAGGCAGTGCCGATACAACCGCCGATATAAGCAGCCCGCGCCCCCAGCACCGCCGCATCACTGCCGGCGGCACGGCGCGAGCCAAATTCCATCACCGGTCTACCTTTGGCTGCCCGCACAATGCGGCTGGCCTTGGTGGCGATCAGCGATTGATGATTGAGCGTCAGGAGCAAAAACGTCTCCACCAGCTGCGCTTCAATGGCCTTAGCCCGCACGATCACCATCGGCTCGTTGGGGAAAACGGGAGTTCCTTCCGGAACGGCGTAGATATCACCGCTGAAATGAAAATTGGCCAGATAGCTGAGAAATTCTTCGCTGAAAATTCCCTTATTGCGTAAAAATGCAAGATCACTTGCCTCGAAATGTAAGTTTTCGATATATTCCACCAATTGCTCCAAACCCGCCGTAATGGCAAAGCCTCCCTGATCGGGAACGCTGCGATAAAATAAATCGAAATAAACGATTCTGTCTGCCATACCGCTGAGCAAATAACCATTTCCCATGGTCAGCTCATAATAATCACAGAGCAAAGATAAATTGTCGCGTCTCACTGAATAATCTCCTCTCCAATTAATCAACACCTGTTGTATCTGCTATCGTCTTTACTTCGCCATTTTATATTTTTTACCTGCTTTGTTTTGGCAGATCTGCCGGACTTGCTTAGGCTCGTTTTTCAACTGCTGCCATGCCGGCATCGCCACCCTGACCGTCGGCAGCAGGCCGCGCGGTATTTTTTGAAATTGCCGGCGCCGGTTGGCTTTATACCGTGTTTTTTCTGCTTTCGGCAGTCTTTTTGTTCTGATTGATCTCGTCGGCTTTATAACTGCGCCGGAGTGGTATTTCCTTGCTGTCTGAAGTTCTGTTGCTGTCCTGCCTCCGGCTGCAGGCCCGCAGCCTTGTTGCCGCCGGATTATTTCAATCTCAGGCAGGGAATTCTCAGGGAACGTAGAAATAGATCATAAAATCTTTTAGGAGGCGAAAGAATGGCAAAACAATTATTGAGAAATGAAGTCCCCCCGGACCAAACCTGGAGAGTTTCCGACATTTTCCCCAGTGTTGAAGCCTGGGAAACCGAATTGGCGAACCTGAAAACCCTGATTGCTGCCGTCACTCACTACCAAGGTAAACTGGGCAACGGCTCCGCCCTGCTGCGTGAATGCCTGGAAGCGTTGGAAACCCTGCAGGGCAAAGCCTCGCAAGTGACAAGTTATGCTTCCTTAAACATTGCCAGTGACGGCACCAACATTGCTTATCAGGCAATGGCCGGCAAAGCAACGGCAGCCATGGCCGAGTTACAGGCGCAGACTTCTTTTGTACAGAGCGAAGCGTTGGCTTTACCCGCCGGCACCCTGGAAAAATACCTGCTTGAAGATCCCGGCTTAACACCGTTTCGTTTTACGATTGAAAAATGGATCGAGCACAAGCCTTATATGCTGGCGCCCGAAACGGAAATGGTTTTAGCCGCTCTCGGTCAGGTACTCAACGCGCCTGCTGAGATTTATGAACGTTCCCGTTCCACCGACTTGAAATTCGACATGATCATGGACGGCAAAGGCAACAGTTATGCCATGGGACTTGGCAAACATGATTCCGATGCAGACGCGACCCTGCGCCGTAACGCTTACAGCGAACTCAGCCAGAAAATAAGTCTCTACAACAATACCTACGGCACAGCCTGGGGTTTGGAAGTCAAGAAAAATGTGGTTACTGCCAAACTGCGCGGTTATGGCTCTGCCGTTGAAATGCTGCTGCACAGACAGGAAGTCACGACCGATATCTATCATAATCTGCACGATGTCATTCTGACCGAACTGGCGCCGCACTGGCGGAAATTAACCAGACTGCGCAAAGAAGTGCTCGGCCTGGACGAGATGCTCTACTGCGATATCGAAGCACCGCTTGACCCCGAGTACGATCCGACTGTGACCTATGAAGAAGCCTCGAAATTGGTTTTGGATGGTGTTTCCGTTTTAGGCGAAGAATATACCGAAATCATCCGCAAGGGTTTGACCGAACACTGGATCGACCGGGCCGATAATGTCGGCAAACGCACCGGCGCTTTCTGCAACACAGTTTACGGCGTGCATCCCTACGTCAGTATGAGCTGGTCCGGCCAAATGCGCAACGCCCTGACTATGGCTCATGAACTCGGCCATGCCGGACAAGGTGTTTTTTCTCAGCGTTATCAGCGGCTTTCCAATGCCAGACCAACCATGTTCTTTATTGAAGCGCCCTCCACGATCAATGAATTATTGGTCGCCAACCGGATTCTGGCCAAAGCCGACAGCGCCAGAATGCGTCTTTGGGTCATCACCCAAATGCTGACGACTTATCATCATAACTTTGTCCGCCACCTGATTGAAGGCGAACTGCAGCGCCGCGCCTACGTGTTGGCAGAAAAGGGTCAGCCGATCACCGCATCGATTCTGAATAAGCTGCAGGGGGATATTTTGGAAGAATTCTATGGCGGTGAGGTTGTCATCGATGATGACGCCAAACTGGTTTGGATGCGTCAGTCCCATTATTACAACGGTCTGTATCCTTACAGCTACTCCGCCGGTTTGACGGTCGGCACTGTGGTTTCCCAAAAAATCGAAAAAGAAGGCAGCAAGGCTGCCGAACGCTGGATCGAGGTCTTAAAAGCCGGCGGTACCCTGAAACCATTGGAACTCTGCCGGTTGGCCGGTGTAGACATGAGCAAGAAGGAAACCATTCAATCGGCGGTCGCCTATGTCGGCTCACTGGTCGATGAAGTCGTAGCCAGTTACCAAAAATAAGCAAACTAAAAATCCGTCCTGACAATCAACCCTACCGCAAAAAAAAAATAATACAAGGCTCCTCTGTGGCAGCCGATGGTGATCAAAAACCGTCGAACGCCGCTGAGGAGCCTTTTCACTAATTAAAATGAAATCATAAAATGTATGGTATAGAATATCGTGCTGTTTTCAATCTAAATAGCCTAAAAGCGTGCGCTCAAGAGTTAAGTGGGTTGATAAGGTGATTACCCTGGAGCAATTTGAGCGTGTCCGACCGTTTTATAGGGTTATAACCACTTTATGGAGCATGAACTCTTATTTCAATTACCGCATATTGTAAGAAATTATCTTGAATACTTGAAAAAAATATTTGTAATCTTCGCCAAAGTAT from Negativicutes bacterium includes these protein-coding regions:
- the pepF gene encoding oligoendopeptidase F, whose translation is MAKQLLRNEVPPDQTWRVSDIFPSVEAWETELANLKTLIAAVTHYQGKLGNGSALLRECLEALETLQGKASQVTSYASLNIASDGTNIAYQAMAGKATAAMAELQAQTSFVQSEALALPAGTLEKYLLEDPGLTPFRFTIEKWIEHKPYMLAPETEMVLAALGQVLNAPAEIYERSRSTDLKFDMIMDGKGNSYAMGLGKHDSDADATLRRNAYSELSQKISLYNNTYGTAWGLEVKKNVVTAKLRGYGSAVEMLLHRQEVTTDIYHNLHDVILTELAPHWRKLTRLRKEVLGLDEMLYCDIEAPLDPEYDPTVTYEEASKLVLDGVSVLGEEYTEIIRKGLTEHWIDRADNVGKRTGAFCNTVYGVHPYVSMSWSGQMRNALTMAHELGHAGQGVFSQRYQRLSNARPTMFFIEAPSTINELLVANRILAKADSARMRLWVITQMLTTYHHNFVRHLIEGELQRRAYVLAEKGQPITASILNKLQGDILEEFYGGEVVIDDDAKLVWMRQSHYYNGLYPYSYSAGLTVGTVVSQKIEKEGSKAAERWIEVLKAGGTLKPLELCRLAGVDMSKKETIQSAVAYVGSLVDEVVASYQK
- a CDS encoding TIGR04076 family protein, producing MQAWYAEEYSFRLEVLHLAPDDQPQRCRVGHQPGDRFHCSYGCPGGLCSKTMLKAFPIMEAARSGGDLRNLGGRECGCMEFVCPDGIVTWRLRVHKSEAV
- a CDS encoding nicotinate phosphoribosyltransferase, whose protein sequence is MRRDNLSLLCDYYELTMGNGYLLSGMADRIVYFDLFYRSVPDQGGFAITAGLEQLVEYIENLHFEASDLAFLRNKGIFSEEFLSYLANFHFSGDIYAVPEGTPVFPNEPMVIVRAKAIEAQLVETFLLLTLNHQSLIATKASRIVRAAKGRPVMEFGSRRAAGSDAAVLGARAAYIGGCIGTACTLTDERYHVPALGTMSHSWVQMFDTEYAAFATYCKRYPDNAVLLVDTYNVLHSGVPNAIRAFQEILLPLGVSKCGIRIDSGDLAYLTKMARKMLDAAGLPQCKIVASNALDEYLIGTLISQEACIDSFGVGERLITSRSEPVFGGVYKLCAVEAADGTVIPKIKISENQAKINNPAYKKVYRLYDNTNGKAAADLICLHDEVIDENLPLELFDPDAVWKRKTITNYTAVELLKPIFLAGQCVYPLPKIDEIRDYCQQQLETLWDEVKRFDNPQHYYVDLSQKLWDVKHELILKYR